A genomic window from Pseudomonas alcaligenes includes:
- a CDS encoding dipeptidase translates to MRKLLLALLLLVPVGAGVFFTLPGLLDRQMNSVANPAPYPASDKAEELHRRLFVADLHDDALLWQRDLLQRHDYGHSDLPRLLEGHVGLQVFSTVTKTPRGINYQSNPSDTDNITLLAMAQRWPRATWDSLLQRALYQAGKLEQAAAGSAGQLVLVRSRGDLQAFLQAWQQDPQRVAALLATEGLHPIEGKLENIDRLYDAGFRIAGLTHFFDNEVGGSAHGLEKGGLTPLGRQVVARLEEKRMLIDLAHASKALIDEVLAVARRPLLVSHTGVAGTCPGPRNLSDEHLKRIAASGGVIGIGYWDAAVCATSVDAIVRAIRYTADKVGVAHVALGSDFNGTVHTPFDSTGLAQITEGLQKAGFSEAEIAAIMGGNVRDLLLASLPD, encoded by the coding sequence ATGCGCAAGCTGCTGCTCGCCCTGCTGCTCCTCGTCCCCGTCGGCGCCGGCGTCTTCTTCACCCTGCCCGGCCTGCTCGACCGCCAGATGAACAGCGTGGCCAATCCCGCCCCCTACCCCGCCAGCGACAAGGCAGAGGAACTGCATCGGCGCCTGTTCGTCGCCGACCTGCACGACGACGCCCTGCTCTGGCAACGCGACCTGCTGCAGCGCCACGACTACGGCCACTCCGACCTGCCGCGCCTGCTCGAAGGCCACGTCGGCCTGCAGGTGTTCTCCACCGTGACCAAGACCCCGCGCGGCATCAACTACCAGAGCAACCCCAGCGATACCGACAACATCACCCTGTTGGCCATGGCCCAGCGCTGGCCGCGGGCGACCTGGGACAGCCTGCTGCAACGCGCTCTGTACCAGGCCGGCAAGCTGGAGCAGGCCGCCGCCGGCAGCGCGGGGCAACTGGTGCTGGTACGCAGCCGTGGCGACCTGCAGGCCTTCCTGCAGGCCTGGCAGCAGGACCCGCAGCGGGTCGCCGCCCTGCTCGCCACCGAGGGCCTGCATCCCATCGAGGGTAAGCTGGAGAACATCGACCGCCTGTATGACGCCGGCTTTCGCATCGCCGGCCTGACCCACTTCTTCGACAACGAGGTCGGCGGCTCGGCCCATGGCCTGGAGAAAGGCGGGCTGACCCCGCTGGGCCGCCAGGTCGTCGCGCGCCTGGAGGAGAAGCGCATGCTGATCGACCTGGCCCACGCCTCCAAGGCGCTGATCGATGAAGTCCTGGCCGTCGCCAGGCGCCCGCTGCTGGTCTCCCACACCGGCGTGGCCGGCACCTGCCCGGGGCCGCGCAACCTCAGCGACGAACACCTCAAGCGCATCGCCGCCAGCGGCGGGGTGATCGGCATCGGCTACTGGGACGCCGCGGTCTGCGCGACCTCGGTCGACGCCATCGTCCGCGCCATCCGCTACACGGCGGACAAGGTCGGCGTGGCCCACGTGGCGCTGGGCTCGGACTTCAATGGCACGGTGCACACGCCCTTCGACAGCACCGGCCTGGCGCAGATCACCGAGGGCCTGCAGAAGGCCGGCTTCAGCGAGGCCGAGATCGCCGCCATCATGGGCGGCAACGTGCGCGACCTGCTGCTGGCCAGCCTGCCCGACTGA
- the rhlB gene encoding ATP-dependent RNA helicase RhlB, whose protein sequence is MLKALKKIFSKGDAEQPTPTSSTPASQPAAAREPRAEQPKPATKPREKKARNDKPRQERPAKPVDTWKLEDFVVEPAEGKTRFHDFKLAPELMHAIHDLGFPYCTPIQAQVLGHTLKGKDAIGRAQTGTGKTAAFLISTITQLLQTPPPKERYMGEPRALIIAPTRELVVQIAKDAQALTKYTGLNVMSFVGGMDFDKQLKQLESRYCDILVATPGRLLDFNQRGEVHLDMVEVMVLDEADRMLDMGFIPQVRQIIRQTPMKGERQTLLFSATFTEDVMNLARQWTVNPAIVEIEPENVASDTVEQHVYAVSSKDKYKLLYNLVTQNDWQRVMVFANRRDEVRRIEEKLVRDGVSAAQMSGDVPQHKRIKTLEGFREGKIRVLVATDVAGRGIHVDAISHVINFTLPEVPDDYVHRIGRTGRAGASGTSISFAGEDDAFALPPIEELLGRKITCEMPPEELLKPVPRKH, encoded by the coding sequence GTGCTCAAAGCACTCAAGAAAATCTTCAGCAAGGGCGATGCCGAGCAGCCCACCCCAACCAGCTCCACCCCCGCCAGCCAGCCGGCTGCCGCCCGCGAACCCCGCGCCGAACAGCCCAAGCCGGCGACCAAGCCGCGCGAGAAGAAGGCACGCAACGACAAGCCGCGCCAGGAGCGCCCGGCCAAGCCGGTGGATACCTGGAAGCTGGAAGACTTCGTGGTCGAACCCGCCGAAGGCAAGACCCGCTTCCACGACTTCAAGCTGGCCCCCGAGCTGATGCACGCCATCCACGACCTGGGCTTTCCCTACTGCACCCCGATCCAGGCCCAGGTCCTCGGCCACACCCTCAAGGGCAAGGACGCCATCGGCCGCGCCCAGACCGGCACCGGCAAGACCGCCGCCTTCCTCATCTCGACCATCACCCAGCTGCTGCAGACCCCGCCGCCCAAGGAACGCTACATGGGCGAGCCGCGCGCACTGATCATCGCGCCAACCCGCGAGCTGGTGGTGCAGATCGCCAAGGACGCCCAGGCCCTGACCAAGTACACCGGCCTCAACGTGATGAGCTTCGTCGGCGGCATGGACTTCGACAAGCAGCTCAAGCAGCTGGAGTCGCGCTACTGCGACATCCTGGTGGCCACCCCGGGCCGCCTGTTGGACTTCAACCAGCGCGGCGAGGTGCACCTGGACATGGTCGAGGTGATGGTGCTGGACGAGGCCGACCGCATGCTCGACATGGGCTTCATCCCCCAGGTACGCCAGATCATCCGCCAGACCCCGATGAAGGGCGAGCGCCAGACCCTGCTGTTCTCCGCCACCTTCACCGAAGATGTGATGAACCTGGCGCGGCAGTGGACGGTCAACCCGGCGATCGTCGAGATCGAGCCGGAGAACGTCGCCAGCGACACCGTCGAGCAGCACGTCTACGCCGTGTCCAGCAAGGACAAGTACAAGCTGCTGTACAACCTGGTGACGCAGAACGACTGGCAGCGGGTGATGGTGTTCGCCAACCGCCGCGACGAGGTACGGCGCATCGAGGAGAAGCTGGTGCGCGATGGCGTCAGCGCTGCACAGATGTCCGGCGACGTGCCGCAGCACAAGCGGATCAAGACCCTGGAAGGCTTCCGCGAGGGCAAGATCCGCGTGCTGGTGGCCACCGACGTGGCCGGCCGCGGCATCCACGTCGATGCCATCAGCCACGTGATCAACTTCACCCTGCCGGAAGTGCCGGACGACTACGTGCACCGCATCGGCCGCACCGGTCGCGCCGGTGCCAGCGGTACCTCGATCAGCTTCGCCGGCGAGGACGACGCCTTCGCCCTGCCACCGATCGAGGAGCTGCTCGGGCGCAAGATCACCTGCGAGATGCCGCCGGAAGAACTGCTCAAGCCGGTGCCGCGCAAGCACTGA
- a CDS encoding GGDEF domain-containing protein, with product MKNAHWPQDLQQIRQSRLFQNVAASSLQKLLGEFRACELEAGEILLSPFNRNQHLYVLLEGELKVYLGSLDNQAVSTLSPGDCAGEISFIDNDRPSAYVVATRPSLILRLHRESLVKLFEQSPELMQNLLELLCDRVRQGNRIILDSEQSANLDTLTGCFNRRWLEHVYERESTRCAFNGQPLCMLMLDVDHFKAYNDQHGHLAGDYALCLVAHTLRNQLRPKDSMVRYGGEEFVILLPELNAEEARTIGERLRLSLEQVTSFYSPVGVLPGLTVSIGMAQMQPKDGLEGLIARADAALYKAKQQGRNCLFG from the coding sequence ATGAAAAACGCCCACTGGCCGCAGGATCTGCAGCAGATCCGTCAATCGCGACTGTTCCAGAACGTCGCCGCCAGCAGCCTGCAAAAGCTGCTCGGGGAATTTCGTGCTTGCGAACTGGAAGCCGGCGAGATTCTCCTGTCACCGTTCAACCGCAACCAGCACCTCTACGTCCTGTTGGAAGGCGAGCTTAAGGTCTACCTCGGCTCCCTCGACAACCAGGCGGTGAGCACCCTGTCACCGGGCGACTGCGCCGGCGAGATCAGCTTCATCGACAACGACCGCCCCTCCGCCTATGTGGTGGCCACGCGCCCCTCGCTGATACTGCGCCTGCACCGCGAGTCGCTGGTCAAGCTGTTCGAGCAGTCGCCGGAGCTGATGCAGAACCTGCTGGAGCTGCTCTGCGACCGAGTTCGCCAGGGCAACCGGATCATCCTCGACAGCGAGCAGAGCGCCAACCTCGACACCCTCACCGGCTGTTTCAATCGGCGCTGGCTGGAGCACGTGTACGAGCGCGAAAGCACTCGCTGCGCCTTCAATGGCCAGCCGCTGTGCATGCTCATGCTCGACGTCGATCACTTCAAGGCCTACAACGACCAGCACGGCCATCTGGCCGGCGATTACGCCCTGTGCCTGGTGGCGCACACCCTGCGCAACCAGCTGCGGCCCAAGGACAGCATGGTGCGCTATGGCGGCGAGGAATTCGTCATCCTCCTGCCGGAACTCAACGCCGAGGAGGCCCGCACCATCGGCGAGCGCCTGCGCCTGAGCCTGGAACAGGTCACCTCGTTCTACTCGCCGGTGGGCGTCCTGCCCGGCCTCACCGTGTCCATCGGCATGGCCCAGATGCAGCCCAAGGATGGTCTGGAAGGCCTGATCGCGCGGGCCGACGCGGCGCTGTACAAGGCCAAGCAGCAGGGGCGCAACTGCCTGTTCGGCTGA
- a CDS encoding ribbon-helix-helix domain-containing protein has translation MCELYVKADPILYESRSRSLRIRGVVTTLRLENQFWDILREIAEVDGMTTNQLITKLYEEVMDYRGEVVNFASFLRVSCTRFLTQRPQRSAEVLSLVQSR, from the coding sequence ATGTGTGAGCTGTATGTGAAGGCCGATCCTATCCTCTACGAGTCGCGCTCGCGCTCCCTGCGCATCCGCGGGGTGGTCACCACCCTGCGCCTGGAGAACCAGTTCTGGGACATCCTGCGCGAGATCGCCGAGGTCGACGGCATGACCACCAACCAGCTGATCACCAAGCTGTACGAGGAGGTCATGGACTACCGCGGCGAAGTGGTCAACTTCGCTTCCTTCCTGCGCGTCAGCTGCACGCGCTTCCTGACGCAGCGCCCGCAGCGCAGCGCCGAGGTGCTCAGTCTGGTGCAGTCGCGCTAG